In Myxococcus virescens, a single genomic region encodes these proteins:
- a CDS encoding M28 family metallopeptidase, whose protein sequence is MMRSLPLLLALCSAPALAQRVQLTTPAEKSASGVIAPEVLRAHVRFLASDLLEGRGPGTRGDALAQAYIASQFEALGLQPLGTDGSYLQPFDLVGVTSSPEELSFQSPQGAVHLKFHHDFIAVSGVQAPESKLAASELVFVGYGIQAPEYQWDDFKGMDVRGKTLLILNSDPEDDPQLFAGKTRLWYGRWDYKYEQAAKMGAAGAIIIHTTPSAGYPWQVVQTSWTGEQFELPAAEVPRLQVKAWTTEQATRRVLQLAGKDLGALWAAAQKRDFQPVPLGVTVSSRLTNTVRRSPTANVLALLPGSDPKLSQEVVLYTAHHDHLGRKEGGKPGEDTIYNGALDNASGVSAMLNIAKAFKALPKAPRRSILFAAVAAEEQGLLGSQYLAEHPPVPHGRVAANINIDGANIHGRTRDLTVIGLGKSNLDATLVALAKTQGRVVKADQLSDRGFFYRSDQFNFAKRGIPAAYFGSGMDFIGKPEGWGKQQREVWESKHYHQPSDELRPDWDFSGAVEDIRLFFLLGAHVARQPELPRWNKGDEFEAARLQSLEALKRQDTSK, encoded by the coding sequence ATGATGCGCTCGCTGCCCCTGCTTCTCGCCCTCTGCTCCGCTCCGGCGCTCGCGCAGCGCGTGCAGTTGACGACGCCCGCGGAGAAGTCCGCGTCCGGTGTCATCGCTCCGGAGGTGCTGCGCGCGCACGTACGCTTCCTCGCGAGTGACCTGCTGGAGGGCCGTGGTCCCGGCACACGGGGGGACGCGCTCGCGCAGGCGTACATCGCTTCGCAGTTCGAGGCGCTCGGGTTGCAGCCGTTGGGCACGGACGGCTCATACCTGCAGCCTTTTGACCTGGTGGGCGTCACCAGCAGCCCCGAGGAATTGTCGTTCCAGTCGCCCCAGGGCGCGGTGCACCTGAAGTTCCACCACGACTTCATCGCCGTGTCCGGCGTGCAGGCCCCCGAGTCGAAGCTGGCGGCGTCCGAGCTCGTCTTCGTGGGCTACGGTATCCAGGCCCCCGAGTACCAGTGGGACGACTTCAAGGGGATGGACGTGCGCGGCAAGACGCTGCTCATCCTCAACAGCGACCCGGAGGATGACCCGCAGCTCTTCGCGGGGAAGACGCGACTCTGGTACGGCCGCTGGGATTACAAGTACGAGCAGGCCGCGAAGATGGGCGCGGCGGGCGCCATCATCATCCACACCACGCCAAGCGCGGGCTACCCGTGGCAGGTGGTGCAGACGTCGTGGACGGGCGAGCAGTTCGAACTGCCCGCGGCGGAGGTGCCCCGTCTCCAGGTGAAGGCCTGGACGACCGAGCAGGCCACGCGCCGGGTATTGCAGCTGGCAGGCAAGGACCTGGGCGCGCTGTGGGCCGCCGCACAGAAGCGCGACTTCCAGCCCGTGCCACTCGGGGTGACGGTGTCGTCACGCCTCACCAACACGGTGCGCCGCAGTCCCACCGCCAACGTGCTGGCGCTGCTGCCCGGAAGCGATCCGAAGCTGTCGCAGGAGGTGGTGCTCTACACCGCGCACCATGACCACCTGGGCCGCAAGGAAGGCGGCAAGCCGGGCGAGGACACCATCTACAACGGCGCGCTCGACAACGCGTCCGGTGTGTCGGCGATGCTCAACATCGCCAAGGCGTTCAAGGCCCTTCCCAAGGCGCCGCGCCGCTCCATCCTCTTCGCGGCCGTGGCCGCCGAGGAGCAGGGGCTGCTGGGCTCGCAGTACCTGGCCGAGCACCCGCCCGTGCCCCACGGCCGGGTCGCCGCCAACATCAACATCGATGGCGCCAACATCCATGGCCGCACCCGCGACCTCACCGTCATCGGCCTGGGCAAGTCCAACCTGGACGCCACCCTGGTCGCCCTGGCGAAGACGCAGGGCCGGGTGGTGAAGGCGGACCAGCTGTCGGACCGTGGTTTCTTCTACCGGTCGGACCAGTTCAACTTCGCCAAGCGGGGCATTCCCGCCGCGTACTTCGGCAGTGGGATGGACTTCATCGGCAAGCCGGAGGGCTGGGGCAAGCAGCAGCGGGAGGTCTGGGAGTCGAAGCACTACCACCAGCCGTCGGACGAGCTGCGTCCGGATTGGGACTTTTCCGGCGCGGTGGAGGACATCCGCCTGTTCTTCCTGCTGGGGGCCCACGTTGCCCGGCAACCGGAGCTGCCTCGCTGGAACAAGGGGGATGAGTTCGAGGCTGCTCGGCTGCAATCCCTGGAAGCGTTGAAGCGGCAGGACACTTCGAAGTAG
- the cysS gene encoding cysteine--tRNA ligase, whose translation MTPPAIRLFNTMTMQKELLQPAIPGEVGVYVCGPTVYSYIHIGNARTFTSFDVVVRYLRHRGLKVRYVRNFTDVDDKIIKAAAETGEAPVELAARYVEIFREDTRALHLLEPDFSPRVSDHLPEIIAIIQKLVDKGHAYASQGDVYFSVSSDADYAKLSKRNLDELCVGERVQPGEQKREPLDFALWKAAKPGEPAWESPWGPGRPGWHIECSAMSAKYLGETFDIHGGALDLIFPHHENEIAQSESANGVTFARYWMHCGFLDLEGAKMSKSLGNVVRLRDALTKVDPEALRFFFLATHYRHPLSFSDKALADAETRMEYFYETLRKVDERISGKDFGKGPLHGDPQRFFTEFESAMDDDFNTAGGLGALSGLFGMMNELTDKPPVKDKALVGRTLQALREDVRRVSGVLGLFEDAPDAWLLRRRERAVRERGIDVAEVERLLGERTAARAAKDFAAADRVRGELKQKGVEIMDTPAGTTWKVAPLQG comes from the coding sequence GTGACCCCGCCCGCCATTCGGCTCTTCAACACGATGACCATGCAGAAGGAGCTGCTGCAGCCCGCCATTCCTGGCGAGGTGGGGGTCTACGTCTGTGGTCCTACCGTCTACAGTTACATCCATATCGGGAATGCCCGCACCTTCACCTCCTTCGACGTGGTGGTCCGCTACCTCCGTCACCGGGGCCTGAAGGTCCGGTACGTCCGCAACTTCACGGACGTGGACGACAAAATCATCAAGGCGGCCGCGGAGACGGGGGAGGCCCCCGTGGAGCTGGCGGCGCGCTACGTGGAGATTTTCCGGGAGGACACCCGGGCGCTCCACCTGCTGGAGCCGGACTTCTCGCCGCGGGTGAGTGACCACCTCCCCGAAATCATCGCCATCATCCAGAAGCTCGTGGACAAGGGCCACGCGTACGCCTCCCAGGGCGACGTGTACTTCTCCGTGAGCAGCGACGCGGACTACGCGAAGCTGTCCAAGCGCAACCTGGATGAGCTGTGCGTAGGCGAGCGCGTGCAGCCGGGTGAGCAGAAGCGCGAGCCGCTCGACTTCGCCTTGTGGAAGGCGGCGAAGCCGGGAGAGCCCGCCTGGGAGAGCCCCTGGGGGCCTGGCCGTCCGGGCTGGCACATCGAGTGCTCCGCCATGAGCGCGAAGTACCTGGGTGAGACGTTCGACATCCACGGCGGCGCGCTGGACCTCATCTTCCCCCACCACGAGAACGAAATCGCCCAGAGCGAGTCCGCCAACGGGGTGACGTTCGCCCGGTATTGGATGCACTGCGGCTTCCTGGACCTGGAAGGCGCGAAGATGTCCAAGTCGCTGGGCAACGTGGTGCGCCTGCGCGACGCGCTGACCAAGGTGGACCCGGAAGCGCTGCGCTTCTTCTTCCTCGCCACGCACTACCGCCACCCGCTGTCGTTCTCCGACAAGGCGCTGGCGGATGCGGAGACGCGCATGGAGTACTTCTACGAGACGCTCCGCAAGGTGGACGAGCGAATCTCGGGGAAAGACTTCGGCAAGGGCCCCCTGCACGGCGACCCGCAGCGCTTCTTCACCGAGTTCGAGTCCGCCATGGACGACGACTTCAATACCGCGGGCGGCCTGGGCGCGCTGTCGGGGCTCTTCGGGATGATGAACGAGCTGACCGACAAGCCGCCCGTGAAGGACAAGGCCCTGGTGGGCCGCACGCTTCAGGCGCTGCGTGAGGACGTGCGCAGGGTGTCCGGCGTCCTGGGCCTCTTCGAGGACGCGCCCGATGCGTGGCTGCTGCGCCGCCGCGAGCGCGCCGTGCGCGAGCGGGGCATCGACGTGGCGGAGGTGGAGCGCCTGCTGGGCGAGCGCACCGCTGCCCGTGCGGCGAAAGACTTCGCCGCCGCGGACCGGGTGCGAGGCGAGCTGAAGCAGAAGGGCGTGGAAATCATGGACACGCCCGCTGGCACGACGTGGAAGGTGGCGCCGCTCCAGGGCTGA